A window of the Chloroflexota bacterium genome harbors these coding sequences:
- a CDS encoding zinc ABC transporter substrate-binding protein — MSRRGSLFVGLALCVALLSACGPSAPPAGGRIVVVSTTTPVTALVQVVGRDKIALTALLKSNVDPHEYDPQTDDLRAVAGARVIFKSGVGLDAWLDKLIQNSGTKAPVVDTSNGVIVRKGDSHTPSGDPHIWHSAANAIIMLHNVRDGLAQADPANATAYRANADAYEKVLNDTDAYIKQQIASIPAAQRKLVTNHDTFGYYAERYGLTVVGSIIPSLDTNAQPSARELADLVRQIKAENVKAVFTETSINPALARQIAQEAGVKIVEGGLYGDTLGPPGSGAETIDGMLRKNTDLIVTNLK; from the coding sequence ATGAGTCGCAGAGGTTCGCTTTTCGTCGGGTTGGCCTTATGTGTCGCACTCCTGTCAGCCTGCGGGCCGTCCGCGCCGCCCGCCGGCGGCCGCATCGTCGTCGTGAGCACGACGACTCCCGTCACGGCGCTCGTGCAGGTGGTCGGCAGAGACAAGATCGCGCTGACCGCCCTGCTCAAATCGAATGTTGACCCGCACGAATACGATCCGCAGACCGACGACCTGCGCGCCGTGGCGGGCGCGCGCGTCATCTTTAAGAGTGGCGTCGGGCTCGATGCATGGCTCGACAAACTGATTCAGAACTCCGGGACCAAAGCGCCGGTCGTCGACACCTCAAACGGCGTCATCGTCCGCAAGGGCGATTCGCATACGCCCAGTGGCGACCCGCACATCTGGCACTCGGCCGCCAACGCGATCATCATGCTCCATAACGTGCGCGACGGTCTGGCGCAGGCCGACCCGGCCAATGCCACAGCATACCGCGCCAACGCCGATGCCTACGAGAAGGTTCTGAACGACACCGACGCTTACATCAAGCAGCAGATCGCATCGATCCCGGCCGCCCAGCGCAAGCTGGTTACGAACCACGACACCTTCGGCTACTATGCCGAGCGATACGGCCTGACGGTCGTCGGCTCGATCATCCCGAGTCTTGACACCAACGCGCAGCCGTCGGCGCGGGAGCTCGCCGACCTCGTGCGCCAGATCAAGGCCGAGAACGTCAAGGCGGTCTTCACCGAGACGTCGATCAACCCGGCGCTGGCGCGACAGATCGCGCAGGAAGCGGGCGTGAAGATCGTCGAGGGCGGACTGTACGGCGACACGCTCGGGCCGCCCGGCAGCGGGGCCGAGACAATCGACGGCATGCTGCGCAAGAATACCGACCTGATCGTGACCAATCTAAAATGA